A single genomic interval of Cydia strobilella chromosome 3, ilCydStro3.1, whole genome shotgun sequence harbors:
- the LOC134756036 gene encoding peptidylglycine alpha-hydroxylating monooxygenase — MIKLVVLLCAFGNCGKVFGLETTTYELLMPNVYPHRDELYLCTPIRIFPDRSYSIVGFEPNASMHTAHHMLLYGCSEPGSNDSVWSCGEMSSNEIDAQYNTASPCRSGSQIVYAWARDAPSLTLPEGVGFLIGKNSPIKYLVLQVHYMSMFPEGKTDNSGVLLKYTQEQMPRQAGVFLLGTSGAIPPKKVEHMETACTMTEDKVIHPFAFRTHTHSLGKVVTGYVVRKNEQGDEWNLIGEKNPQLPQMFYPIQDPSPISKGDIIAAKCVMNNTHEHTVRIGATNKDEMCNFYLMYWVERDTPLDQKYCFSAGPPYYYWSRAPQNFNRIPVQDNSKYT, encoded by the exons ATGATTAAATTAGTTGTTCTGTTATGTGCGTTTGGAAATTGCGGTAAAGTTTTCGGTCTCGAAACGACAACGTACGAGCTTTTAATGCCTAATGTCTATCCACACAGG GATGAGCTATACCTCTGCACTCCCATCCGGATCTTCCCAGACAGAAGCTATTCCATAG tGGGATTTGAACCAAACGCGAGTATGCACACAGCCCATCACATGCTGCTGTATGGATGCTCAGAACCAGGCTCGAACGATAGTGTTTG GAGTTGTGGTGAGATGTCAAGCAATGAAATTGACGCTCAGTACAACACTGCAAGCCCGTGCCGCTCAGGATCTCAG ATCGTGTACGCATGGGCTCGAGACGCTCCTAGCTTGACGCTCCCCGAGGGAGTCGGTTTCCTAATCGGGAAGAACTCGCCCATCAAGTACTTGGTGCTTCAAGTGCATTACATGTCGATGTTCCCAG aaGGCAAAACGGATAACTCGGGTGTCCTTCTGAAGTATACACAAGAACA GATGCCCCGCCAAGCCGGCGTATTCCTGCTCGGCACCAGCGGAGCCATTCCTCCTAAGAAGGTGGAACATATGGAGACGGCCTGCACTATGACGGAGGACAAAGTCATCCATCCTTTCGCGTTCCGAACTCATACTCATTCTCTCG GAAAAGTGGTAACCGGCTACGTGGTCCGTAAAAACGAGCAGGGCGACGAATGGAACCTGATAGGCGAGAAGAACCCCCAGCTGCCCCAGATGTTCTACCCCATACAAGACCCCTCGCCCATTAGTAAGGGAGACATCATTGCTGCTAAGTGTGTGATGAATAATACTCACGAACACACTGTTAGGATTGG CGCCACGAACAAGGACGAGATGTGCAACTTCTACCTAATGTACTGGGTGGAGCGCGACACCCCCCTGGACCAGAAGTACTGCTTCTCGGCCGGCCCCCCCTACTACTACTGGTCGCGCGCGCCGCAGAACTTCAACCGCATACCTGTCCAAGACAACTCCAAGTACACGTAA